CCAAGCGTTGACGATCAGGCCGGATGATACGTCGATTCATGGCAAACTCCTCTTCACACTGAACTACCATCCGGATCAGAGCGCCGAACAGATCTTCAGCGCTTACCAAGCGTTCGACCAACGTATCGGTGTACCGTATCGAGCAAGCTGGCAGCCGCCGGCCAGTGACCGAGACCCCGATCGACGCTTGCGTATCGGCTACGTCTCGCCGGATTTTCGCTGTCACTCCATCCGTCATTTCCTCGAACCCGTACTGGCCCATCACGATCACCAGTCATTCGAAATCACCGCCTATGCCGAACTGTCCCAGGAAGACGGACTGACGGCTGTCTATCGCAGATTGGTCGATCGTTGGGTTCCGACGCATGGACTGAGCGATGATGTCCTGGCCGAGCGGATCCGTGCCGACGGCATCGACATCCTGATCGATCTGGCCGGACACACAGGCGGCAACCGGCTAGGTGTGTTTGCCCGTCGTCCGACTCCAGTCTCTGTGACCTGGATGGGCTATGGCTATACCACCGGGCTGAGCGCGATCGATTACTTTCTCACCGATGCAATCATGGCGCCTGCCGGCTGTGAGCCGCTGTTTGCCGAACGCCCCTGGCGCCTGGAAGCGCCGAGCGGCATCTATCGCCCCGCTTCCGACATGGGGGAGGTCGGCTCCCTGCCGGCCCTCGCAAACGGCACCCTGACTTTCGGCACGCTGACGCGCCATGTCCGCCTCAATCACCATGTCATCCGCGTTTGGTCAGAGATTCTCAGACGACTACCGCACGCGCGTTTGATCATCGATAGCAAGGATTTCGCCACCGAAGCGGTACAAGCGCGTCTGGCCGAGCGCTTCGCCGCGCATGGCATCGAACCCGAACGGCTCAGCATCGGGTATCACAGCCCCCCATGGGACGTTCTGCGCACCATGGACATCGGGCTGGACTGCTTCCCGCACAACTCGGGCGCCACGCTGGTCGAGTCGCTGTACATGGGCGTGCCCTTCATCACGCTGGCTGCACGCCCGAGCGTCGGTCGTTCCGG
The sequence above is drawn from the Allochromatium vinosum DSM 180 genome and encodes:
- a CDS encoding O-linked N-acetylglucosamine transferase, SPINDLY family protein → MTHGKASKDDGDDLLALFEQGRHADAEIKARLWTENYPHDAFGWKILGAILTTTQRHQEAVSVLKTALKLSPEDAECLNTLGAALEDEGRMEEAGVLYARAARQAPGFVAAFYNLAKLLQRLGRLDEARFYFEHALSINPLHLKSLNNLGSLLRDLGCTQEALDCYRRALAIHPSQPEALTNLGNLLLSLGQLHEALECQQRAARLQPGHPEILSNLGNALQHLGRLDEALDVYRQALTIRPDDTSIHGKLLFTLNYHPDQSAEQIFSAYQAFDQRIGVPYRASWQPPASDRDPDRRLRIGYVSPDFRCHSIRHFLEPVLAHHDHQSFEITAYAELSQEDGLTAVYRRLVDRWVPTHGLSDDVLAERIRADGIDILIDLAGHTGGNRLGVFARRPTPVSVTWMGYGYTTGLSAIDYFLTDAIMAPAGCEPLFAERPWRLEAPSGIYRPASDMGEVGSLPALANGTLTFGTLTRHVRLNHHVIRVWSEILRRLPHARLIIDSKDFATEAVQARLAERFAAHGIEPERLSIGYHSPPWDVLRTMDIGLDCFPHNSGATLVESLYMGVPFITLAARPSVGRSGSSVLTGAGHPEWIATSEADYVNKAVALASDLEHLAALRARLRADFEASPWRDEAGFVQRIERAYRNMWQHWCESAPAGQPADRLMT